In the Breoghania sp. genome, CGCAAGACCAAAGTCAGCACCCCGGCCTCGCGTTTGCGTGCCGGCGTGCTTGATGTGCTGGAAGCGGAAGGGTATATCCGCGGCTACAGCAAGGTGGAATTCGACGGCGGAAAGTCGGAGTTCGAGATCGAACTCAAGTACTACGACGGCGAACCCGTGATCCGCGAGATTTCGCGTATCTCCAAGCCGGGCCGTCGGGTGTACTCGTCGGTCAGAAATATCCCGCGCGTCAACAACGGCCTTGGCGTTTCGATCCTCTCCACGCCGAAGGGCGTGATGAGCGATCATCAGGCACGGGACGAGAACGTTGGCGGTGAGGTGCTCTGCCGCGTCTTCTAAGGCGCGCAGGGTTTCCCACAGTGCTTCCCCTCGTGGGGAGCGAATTAAAACCGGACAGGTAAGTTACATGTCTCGTATTGGCAAAAAGGCTGTCCCCGTGCCGAACGGTGTGACCGCAACGATTGACGGACAACGGGTCGAAGTGAAAGGCCCGAAGGGTCAACTCGATTTTGTCCTCAATGAGTTCGTCGTCGCTGAGATGACGGACGACGGCATCAAGGTTGATCCGCGCGAAGACAGCAAGCAGGCGCGCGCGATGTGGGGCATGTCCCGCACGATGGTTCAGAACATCGTCAAGGGTGTCTCCGAGGGCTTTGAGAAGAAGCTGGAAATCACCGGCGTCGGTTACCGCGCTCAGATGCAGGGCAAGAACCTGCAGCTCGCGCTTGGTTTCTCGCACGACGTGGTCTACGAGATCCCCGAGGGGATCACGGTGGCCTGTCCGAAGCCGACTGAAATCGTGATTTCGGGCATCGAGAAGCAGAAGGTCGGCCAGGTCGCGGCCGAGATTCGCGAATATCGGCCGCCGGAGCCCTATAAGGGCAAGGGTGTGCGCTATGCGGACGAATTCATCGTTCGCAAAGAAGGCAAGAAGAAGTAACGGGGCGCTGCCATGGCGAAGACCAAGAATACTTTCGACCGTCGCCGCGATCGCGTGCGCCGTTCGATCAAGGCGGTGGCGAACGGACGTCCGCGTCTGTCCGTCTTCCGTTCTTCGAAGAACATCTATGCCCAGATCATCGACGACGCGAACGGTCACACCGTGGCCGCCGCTTCGACGCTGGACAAGGATCTGCGCGAAGGTCTGAAGACCGGTGCGGATACTTCTGCCGCCAGCGCCGTCGGCAAGCTGATTGCCGAGCGCGCCGTGAAGGCCGGCATCAAGCAGGTCGTTTTTGACCGCGGTGGCTACATTTATCACGGGCGCGTCAAGGCGCTCGCCGACGCCGCTCGCGAAGGCGGTCTTGAATTCTGAGCGGCGCTTTTCAGGCGCGCAGACACGGAACTGAATTATGGCTAGACAGGACAACCGGGATCGGGACCGCGGCGAAGAGCGCGACAGCGAATTCGTTGATAAGCTGGTCCACATCAACCGCGTCGCAAAGGTGGTGAAGGGCGGCCGTCGTTTCGGCTTTGCCGCTCTCGTCGTCGTCGGCGACCAGAAGGGCCGGGTGGGCTTCGGTCACGGCAAGGCACGTGAAGTGCCGGAAGCAATTCGCAAGGCAACCGAAGCTGCAAAGCGTGGCCTCGTCCGGGTGCCGCTTCGCGAAGGCCGCACGCTGCATCACGATGTGGCTGGCCGTCACGGCGCGGGCAAGGTTCTGCTTCGTGCAGCACCTCCGGGCACCGGTATCATCGCGGGCGGCCCGATGCGCGCCGTCTTCGAGACGCTCGGTGTGCAGGACGTCGTTGCGAAGTCGCTTGGCTCGTCCAACCCGTACAACATGGTTCGTGCGACGTTCGATGCACTGAAGCAGGAAGACAGCCCCCGTTCCGTGGCAGCACGCCGCGGCATGAAGGTGTCGACCCTTCAGGCTCGCCGTCGTGATCTCGATGATGCCGGCGCAGCCGGCGCCGAGGGTTGATGCCGTCTAACGGCGCCCCCAGTTGAACAAGGGTTTTTCCCATGGCGAAAAGCGAAAAGACCATTACGGTCGAGCAGATCGGCAGCCCCATCCGGCGTCCGGTTGATCAGCGTGCGACGCTGGTCGGTCTCGGCCTCAACAAGATGCACCGTCGGAGCACCCTTGAGGATACGCCCGCAGTGCGCGGCATGATCCGGAAGGTCCAGCACCTTGTGCGCGTCGTTGAAGACGCGTAAACGGGCGCAGGGAGATTAGAAAATGAAACTCAACGATCTGCGCGACAATCCGGGTGCAAACCCGTCTCGCACCCGCGTCGGCCGTGGTATCGGCTCGGGCAAGGGCAAGACGGGCGGACGCGGCGTCAAGGGCCAGAAGTCTCGCTCCGGCGTGGCTATCAAGGGCTTCGAGGGCGGTCAGATGCCGCTGCATCGTCGCCTGCCGAAGCGCGGCTTCACGAACATCTTCGCCAAGGACTTCAACATCGTCAGCCTGGGCCGGGTGCAGACCGCGATCGACGCGGGCAAGCTCGACGCCAAGGCAACAGTGACGGCTGAAGCCCTGAAGGCTGCCGGTGTGCTGCGCCGCGTCAAGGACGGTGTCCGTCTTCTGGCCGACGGCGAGCTGAAGGCCGGCGTGACCTTCGAGGTTGCGGGCGCTTCGCGTTCCGCGATCGAGGCGGTCGAGAAGGCCGGCGGCAAGGTCAACGTCATCGTCAAGAAGACGGCGGCCGAAGAGGCCTGAGGCCTTGAACGGTTTGTCCGTCCTTTGACGGCCTGACGGCAAGAAACATGGTCCGGCCCGGTGGGCCGGACTTGCCTTTTGTGGCGAAATGGTTCCATTTTGCCGCTTCGAGGTCGCAAAAACCGGCAAGCTGTCGAGCGCCGGGGATGCGCCTAACGGGTGAAAACGGCGCGTTTGCCGAAGGTATCGGTAGCGCCAGGCGTTCGCCTGAGACATTTTGCTGAGCCATCCGCGTGGCTGTCGGGCCGATTCGGCCGGGACGCGAGGATGGTTTCGGATAACGATCGGATGGTTCGCCGCGCCGCGTTACGCGGCCCGAAGGCGGTGGCCGGTCCGGCATCAAGGGCTCGACCGGAGTGCGGCATGGCGTCTGCGGCTGAACAACTCGCGTCTAACATCAATTTTTCCGCCTTCTCGAAGGCTACGGAACTGAAGAAGCGTATCTGGTTCACACTAGGTGCGCTGCTTGTCTATCGGCTTGGGACACATATCCCGATGCCGGGCATCAACCCGGAAGCGCTGGCTCAGCTCTTCAGCCAGCAGCAGAGCGGCATCATCGGCATGTTCAACATGTTCGCCGGTGGCGCCGTCGGCCGTATGGCGATCTTCGCGCTGGGCATCATGCCCTACATCTCCGCCTCCATTATCATTCAGCTCATGACCACGGTCGTGCCGAGCCTTGAGCAGCTGAAGAAGGAAGGCGAGCAGGGGCGCAAGGTCATCAACCAATGGACCCGGTACATCACGGTGATTCTGGCGACCGCGCAGGCTTATGGCATTGCTGTCGGTCTGGAGGGATCGTCGAACGTGGTTCTGGATCCGGGAATGTTCTTCCGGTTGACCTCGGTCGTCACCCTTGTCGGCGGCACCATGTTCCTGATGTGGCTGGGTGAGCAGATCACTTCGCGCGGCATCGGCAACGGCATCTCGCTGATCATCTTTTCCGGTATTGTCGCCGGTCTGCCGACCAGCATTGCCAGTACTCTGGAACTTGGTCGTCAGGGCGCGCTGTCGAGCATCATCATTCTCGGCATCGTCGTGGTCGCCGTCGTGGTGATCGGCGTGATCGTGTTCGTGGAGCGTGCGCAGCGTCGGCTGCTGATCCAGTACCCGAAGCGTCAGCAGGGCAACCGCATGTTCGAGGGCAACACCTCGTTCCTGCCGCTGAAGCTGAACACAGCGGGCGTCATTCCGCCGATCTTCGCGTCGTCGCTCCTTCTGGTGCCGGCCACGGTAGCCAATTTCGCCTCCGGCACAGGCCCGGAGTGGCTGACGACCATGACCGCGATTCTCGGTCACGGGCAGCCGCTCTACATGGTCCTCTATGCCGCGATGATCATTTTCTTCGCCTTCTTCTACACCGCGATCATGTTCAATCCGGCTGATACCGCGGACAATCTGAAGAAGCATGGCGGGTTCATTCCGGGCATCCGTCCGGGCGAACGAACCGCCCAGTACATTGATTACGTTCTGACGCGCATCACCGTGCTTGGAGCGATCTATCTTGTTCTGGTCTGCCTCTTGCCCGAATTTCTAATTTCCGCGACCGGCGTTCCGTTCTATTTCGGTGGTACGTCTCTGCTGATTGTTGTCAGCGTTACGATGGATACGGTCTCGCAAGTTCAGGGTCATCTGCTGGCGCACCAGTACGAGGGCCTGGTCAAGAAATCGAAGCTCAGGGGTAAGCGCCGATGAAACTCATCCTCTTAGGTCCGCCGGGTGCCGGAAAAGGCACCCAGGCCGAACGGCTGGTCAAGAAGCACGGCATTGTGCAGCTTTCCACCGGCGACATGCTGCGCGCGGCGGTGGCCGCGGGTACGCCGATCGGATTGCAGGCCAAGGAAGTGATGGATCGCGGCGATCTCGTCTCCGACGACATCATCGTGAAGATCATCGAGGATCGTACGGCGGAACCCGATTGCGCCAACGGCTACATCCTCGACGGCTTCCCGCGCACGATCGCGCAGGCGGAGGCTCTCGAAGACATGCTGGCGAAGCAGGGCACAGCCCTGACGGCGGTGATCGAGCTTCGGGTCGATGACGAGATTCTCGTCAGCCGAATCGAGACCCGGGCTCGCGAGACGGGCGGGGCTCGTGCCGACGACAATGTGGAGACCCTGCGCAAGCGCATGGAAGTCTACCACGCGCAGACGGCGCCGCTTGTGAGCTTCTACGAAAAGCGCGGCATGCTGCGTTCTGTCGATGGCATGAAGTCCATCGATGACGTTGCTGGTCAGATCGATGCGCTTCTCGGTGAAGCCGCGACAGCCTGAAGTTTAATATAACGGTCACGTGACGGTTGCGTCGCGCGTCCAAATCCAGTAATACCCGGCGCAAATCGCGACAATCATGCGGTCGGCGCCGGTTTGAAGAAAACCGGTTCGATCTGTCGTGTCCGCGACGCGCGATCGACCGATCGACACAGACCGACTGACGATAGGCCCCGCACAAAGAGGCGTTGGCCAAAAAGGAGAAACGAGCGTGGCCCGTATTGCTGGCGTCAACATCCCGACGAACAAGCGCGTTGTCATCGCGCTGCAGTACATTCACGGCATCGGCGCTGCCAAGGCGAAGGATATCATCGAAAAGGTGAATATCGCGCCCGAACGCCGCGTCAACGAGCTGTCTGATGCCGAAGTGATCCAGATCCGTGAAACCATCGACCGCGATTTCCTGGTCGAAGGCGATCTGCGTCGCGAGACTGCGATGAACATCAAGCGGCTGATGGACCTGGGTTGCTACCGCGGCCTGCGTCATCGCCGTGGCCTGCCGGTGCGCGGTCAGCGCACCCACACGAATGCCCGTACCCGCAAGGGTCCGGCAAAGCCGATTGCCGGCAAGAAGAAGTAAGCCGGTTTGATCGGTTCCTTCATCCCTCTGGGATGAGGACAAGATCTGCAAACTGCGCCGTAAAGGCCGTGTTCCGATGGGGCACGGCTTTTCCGGCATCCGGTGTAGCCGCTGGGAAAACGGCGGCGACGAGATCGTTTGAAAGGTAACTAAATGGCGAAAGAACCCGGCCGCGTACGCCGCCGTGAGCGCAAGAACATCACTTCTGGTGTTGCGCATGTGAATTCCACGTTCAACAACACGCTCATCACGATCACCGATGCGCAGGGAAATGCGATTTCCTGGTCGTCGGCCGGCATGATGGGTTTCAAGGGCTCGCGTAAGTCCACTCCCTACGCCGCACAGATGGCTGCCGAAGATGCCGCCAAGAAGGCGCAGGAACACGGCATGCGCACCCTTGAGGTCGAGGTTCGCGGTCCCGGTTCGGGGCGTGAGTCCGCTCTGCGCGCGCTGCAGGCCGCCGGGTTCACCATCACGTCCATCCGCGACGTGACTCCGATCCCGCACAATGGCTGCCGTCCGCCGAAGCGTCGCCGCGTCTAGCAGCGGATCGCTACCATTCGCCAGGTGAGGGGGTCGATGTTCCCTTGCCGTCCGATTCCTCTCTTTCAGGCCAGGTATAGCCGGACCTCGTGAGCCGGCGGGAAAGCCGAAGGGATATAAACGTGACTATTCAGAAGAACTGGCAAGAGCTGATCAAGCCGACGAAGCTCGACATCAAGCCGGGTAACGATCCGCGCCGCGTGGCAACGGTCGTTGCGGAGCCGCTGGAACGCGGTTTCGGCCTGACGCTGGGCAATGCCCTGCGCCGCGTGCTGCTGTCCTCTCTGCAGGGCGCCGCCGTGACCGCAGTGCAGATCGACGGTGTGCTGCACGAGTTCTCGTCCATCCCGGGCGTGCGTGAGGACGTGACTGATATCGTCCTCAACATCAAGGAAATCGCCCTGAAGATGCAGGGCGAGGGACCGAAGCGCATGGTCCTGCGCAAGCAGGGGCCGGGCACCGTTACCGCCGGTGACATCCAGACCGTGGGTGATATCGAGATCCTCAACCCCGAGCATCCGCTTTGCACGCTCGACGAGGGGACCGAAATCCGCATGGAGTTCACCGTCGATACGGGCAAGGGCTATGTCGCAGCCGACCGCAACCGTCCGGAAGATGCTCCGATCGGCCTCATCGCCGTCGACAGCCTCTATTCTCCGGTGCGCAAGGTTTCCTACAAGGTCGAGAACACCCGTGAGGGCCAGGTTCTGGACTATGACAAGGTGACCCTGACGGTCGAGACAGACGGTTCGATCAAGCCGGAAGATGCGGTGGCTTTCGCGGCGCGCATCCTTCAAGACCAGCTCTCCATCTTCGTGACATTCGAAGAGCCGGAGAAGGTGGTGACCGAAGAGGCCGTGCCGGAGCTGGCGTTCAACCCGGCGCTGCTCAAGAAGGTCGACGAGCTCGAACTTTCGGTGCGTTCTGCCAACTGCCTGAAGAACGACAACATCGTTTATATCGGTGACCTCATTCAGAAGACCGAAGCGGAAATGCTCCGCACGCCGAACTTCGGCCGCAAGTCGCTGAACGAGATCAAGGAAGTGCTGGCTCAGATGGGCCTCCATCTCGGTATGGAAGTTCCCAATTGGCCGCCGGAGAACATCGAAGAACTCGCCAAGCGCTACGAAGAGCATCACTATTGATGCGCGCGTAGCGCTTCCAGAACCTTTATCGCGCGGCGGTTTCAGGCCGCCAAGGAAGTTAAGAAGGAGAGGGCCATGCGCCACGGTAAGTCCGGTCGCAAGCTCAACCGTACCGCGAGCCACCGCAAGGCGATGTTCGCCAACATGGCAGCCTCGCTGATCAAGCACGAGCAGATCGTCACCACCCTGCCCAAGGCCAAGGAGCTGAAGCCCATCGTGGACAAGCTCGTCACCCTCGGCAAGCGCGGCGACCTGCATGCCCGTCGTCAGGCCATTTCGCAGATCCGCGACGTGGCGACGGTGGCCAAGCTGTTCGATACGCTCGGCGAGCGCTACAAGGAGCGCAACGGCGGTTACACCCGCGTGCTCAAGGCGGGTTTCCGCTATGGCGACAATGCACCGATGGCCGTGATCGAACTGGTCGATCGCGATCCGGCTGCAAAGGGTTCGGAAGACCGTGCCCGCGCTGAGGCCGAAGAGGCCGCCGGTGAGGAAGTGGCTGCGTAAGCCACGATCTTGCGGGGCGTCGGCTCTCGCGCCGACCATCGGGTCGGTGCCGGGAAAAGGCGCTGCGGCACCTGTTTGCAGGTGTGCGAATCTTGGGAAAAGCGGTCCTTCGGGGCCGCTTTTTTCGTTTCGGGGCACAGGCTGCGTAGCGGAAATGGGAAATAGGGACGTTCAGGTCTGGCGCTGGCGCCAGTTGTGCGGACAGGTCCGCAGCGGGAACACAAGGTATTGTCTGCGAAGTCAAATATAGCGCCGCAACGGTAGTATAGCTTAGGTATTTTTTAGGAAGTGCATGTGAGCATCTCCCCCAACGGTTACGTCGTTTTTATACATACAGCTGGGGGCTTTGATGGCTGAGGGTGAGGAGACTGCGGGAAAGTCCGCGGGTTTCAGGTTTGGCTTTGTGTCGCGTTTGTCGACGCGTTTGCCGCTTTTCGTGAGCGGCCTGGCTCTGGTTTCGTGCATCACCGTGGGGGTGCTTGGCTATTTGAACGGCCGCGATGGGCTGGTGAGTTCGGCGGAAAGCGAGTTGCGCATTCTCGCGGTTGCGCGGTCGGATGCGCTCTCCATCAAGCTTGCTGGCGCGCGTTCCGATCTAAACAACCTGGTGAACAGCGCGAATGCCGCGATCGTTCTCAACGAAATGAACCAGGCGTTGATCACCATCGAACAGGATCGCGCCGAACTCGAAGCGTATTATCAGTCGTCAGAAAGCCCTGACGAGCGTGCCGAGCTGACCGGTGATCAGAACAAGACCATGTATTCATGGCGCCACACCGGCGTCCACGGAACCTTCCTGACTTCGTGGAAGCAGGCGGGTTATGGTGACATCTATGTGCTGAACATGGATGGCCGGGTCGTCTACTCGGTGACGAAGTCTGCCGACTTCCTGGAAACCGTTGGGGGACCGGTCCTGGCAGACACGGGTCTTGAAAAGGCGTTTGAGGCAGCCAAGAAGCTGGATAACGGCGAGCAGGCATTTGTCGACTTTTCCAACTATGCGCCGGTTGGCAGGATGCC is a window encoding:
- the rpsH gene encoding 30S ribosomal protein S8; this translates as MAITDPLGDMLTRIRNAQMRRKTKVSTPASRLRAGVLDVLEAEGYIRGYSKVEFDGGKSEFEIELKYYDGEPVIREISRISKPGRRVYSSVRNIPRVNNGLGVSILSTPKGVMSDHQARDENVGGEVLCRVF
- the rplF gene encoding 50S ribosomal protein L6; its protein translation is MSRIGKKAVPVPNGVTATIDGQRVEVKGPKGQLDFVLNEFVVAEMTDDGIKVDPREDSKQARAMWGMSRTMVQNIVKGVSEGFEKKLEITGVGYRAQMQGKNLQLALGFSHDVVYEIPEGITVACPKPTEIVISGIEKQKVGQVAAEIREYRPPEPYKGKGVRYADEFIVRKEGKKK
- the rplR gene encoding 50S ribosomal protein L18, giving the protein MAKTKNTFDRRRDRVRRSIKAVANGRPRLSVFRSSKNIYAQIIDDANGHTVAAASTLDKDLREGLKTGADTSAASAVGKLIAERAVKAGIKQVVFDRGGYIYHGRVKALADAAREGGLEF
- the rpsE gene encoding 30S ribosomal protein S5, whose protein sequence is MARQDNRDRDRGEERDSEFVDKLVHINRVAKVVKGGRRFGFAALVVVGDQKGRVGFGHGKAREVPEAIRKATEAAKRGLVRVPLREGRTLHHDVAGRHGAGKVLLRAAPPGTGIIAGGPMRAVFETLGVQDVVAKSLGSSNPYNMVRATFDALKQEDSPRSVAARRGMKVSTLQARRRDLDDAGAAGAEG
- the rpmD gene encoding 50S ribosomal protein L30; this translates as MAKSEKTITVEQIGSPIRRPVDQRATLVGLGLNKMHRRSTLEDTPAVRGMIRKVQHLVRVVEDA
- the rplO gene encoding 50S ribosomal protein L15, with the protein product MKLNDLRDNPGANPSRTRVGRGIGSGKGKTGGRGVKGQKSRSGVAIKGFEGGQMPLHRRLPKRGFTNIFAKDFNIVSLGRVQTAIDAGKLDAKATVTAEALKAAGVLRRVKDGVRLLADGELKAGVTFEVAGASRSAIEAVEKAGGKVNVIVKKTAAEEA
- the secY gene encoding preprotein translocase subunit SecY yields the protein MASAAEQLASNINFSAFSKATELKKRIWFTLGALLVYRLGTHIPMPGINPEALAQLFSQQQSGIIGMFNMFAGGAVGRMAIFALGIMPYISASIIIQLMTTVVPSLEQLKKEGEQGRKVINQWTRYITVILATAQAYGIAVGLEGSSNVVLDPGMFFRLTSVVTLVGGTMFLMWLGEQITSRGIGNGISLIIFSGIVAGLPTSIASTLELGRQGALSSIIILGIVVVAVVVIGVIVFVERAQRRLLIQYPKRQQGNRMFEGNTSFLPLKLNTAGVIPPIFASSLLLVPATVANFASGTGPEWLTTMTAILGHGQPLYMVLYAAMIIFFAFFYTAIMFNPADTADNLKKHGGFIPGIRPGERTAQYIDYVLTRITVLGAIYLVLVCLLPEFLISATGVPFYFGGTSLLIVVSVTMDTVSQVQGHLLAHQYEGLVKKSKLRGKRR
- a CDS encoding adenylate kinase, which encodes MKLILLGPPGAGKGTQAERLVKKHGIVQLSTGDMLRAAVAAGTPIGLQAKEVMDRGDLVSDDIIVKIIEDRTAEPDCANGYILDGFPRTIAQAEALEDMLAKQGTALTAVIELRVDDEILVSRIETRARETGGARADDNVETLRKRMEVYHAQTAPLVSFYEKRGMLRSVDGMKSIDDVAGQIDALLGEAATA
- the rpsM gene encoding 30S ribosomal protein S13, which gives rise to MARIAGVNIPTNKRVVIALQYIHGIGAAKAKDIIEKVNIAPERRVNELSDAEVIQIRETIDRDFLVEGDLRRETAMNIKRLMDLGCYRGLRHRRGLPVRGQRTHTNARTRKGPAKPIAGKKK
- the rpsK gene encoding 30S ribosomal protein S11; this encodes MAKEPGRVRRRERKNITSGVAHVNSTFNNTLITITDAQGNAISWSSAGMMGFKGSRKSTPYAAQMAAEDAAKKAQEHGMRTLEVEVRGPGSGRESALRALQAAGFTITSIRDVTPIPHNGCRPPKRRRV
- a CDS encoding DNA-directed RNA polymerase subunit alpha, translating into MTIQKNWQELIKPTKLDIKPGNDPRRVATVVAEPLERGFGLTLGNALRRVLLSSLQGAAVTAVQIDGVLHEFSSIPGVREDVTDIVLNIKEIALKMQGEGPKRMVLRKQGPGTVTAGDIQTVGDIEILNPEHPLCTLDEGTEIRMEFTVDTGKGYVAADRNRPEDAPIGLIAVDSLYSPVRKVSYKVENTREGQVLDYDKVTLTVETDGSIKPEDAVAFAARILQDQLSIFVTFEEPEKVVTEEAVPELAFNPALLKKVDELELSVRSANCLKNDNIVYIGDLIQKTEAEMLRTPNFGRKSLNEIKEVLAQMGLHLGMEVPNWPPENIEELAKRYEEHHY
- the rplQ gene encoding 50S ribosomal protein L17, whose translation is MRHGKSGRKLNRTASHRKAMFANMAASLIKHEQIVTTLPKAKELKPIVDKLVTLGKRGDLHARRQAISQIRDVATVAKLFDTLGERYKERNGGYTRVLKAGFRYGDNAPMAVIELVDRDPAAKGSEDRARAEAEEAAGEEVAA